Below is a genomic region from Sphingomonas phyllosphaerae.
CGATGCGGTGCAGGCGGCGCCGGGCTGGATCGACTGGCTGTTGCAGGACGTCGGGCCGGCGACGGCGGTCGGGATGGTCGTCTGCTCGGTGATCGGCGCGCTGCTCGGTTACGGTTTGACGGCATTGTTGTGGCGGCTGTGGATCGCGCGCAAGTGGCGACACCGTCACCACGGTAACTAGCGCAGGCGGTCACGGCTGGTTACAAACCCGGCATTCAGCGGCTTTCCCGAAGGATGCCTGGTAAATGCGTTTGGTCACCATCACCGTTTCGTCGCTTCTGGCGCTCGTCCCCGCGGCCCTGCTCGCTCAAGCCGCGCAACAGCCCACGGCCACGCCAGCCGCTGCCGCCGATCGCCCCACCTATGGCACCTTCGGGTTCGACGCCGCGGGGATGGACCGGGGCGTGCAGCCGGGCGACGATTTCTACGGCTTCGTCAACGGCACCTGGGCGAAGAACACCGCGATCCCCGCCGACGAGTCGAACTACGGCGCGTTCAACGTGCTGCAGGACCTGTCGCGCGAACGGACCCGCACGATCCTCGAAGGCGCGAAGGGCGATCCGCGCTCGAAGATCGGCACCGCCTATGCGGCTTTTCTCGACACCGCCGGCATCGAAAGCGCAGGGCTGAGACCGATTCAGCCGTGGCTGGCGAAGATCCGCAAGGTCGACAAGGCCGGCTATCCCGCGCTGCTCGCCGAGGCCGACCGCAACGGCGTCGACATTCCGTTCGGCCTGTACGTCGGGCAGGACGACAAGGACCCGGACACCTATGCGGTCAATTTGATGCAGAACGGGCTGGGGATGCCCGACCGTGATTATTATCTGTCGACCGACGCCAAGCTGATGCAGACCAAGGCCGCCTATCAGGCGCACCTTGCGAAGCTGCTGACGCTGGCGGGCGAGCCGAACGGCGAGGCGCGCGCCGCCGCGTTGGTGGCGTTCGAGACCGAGCTGGCGCGTGTCCACTGGACGCGCATCGACAGCCGCGACGCCGACAAGACGTACAACAAGATGACGCTGGAGCAATTGCGCCAGAGCGCGCCGGGCTTCGACTTCGCGACCTTCCTCAAGGCCGAGAAGGCGAGCGCGCCGACGCTGATCGTCGCGCAGCCGACCGCGATCACCGGCACCGCCAGGCTGATCGCCGCCACGCCGATCGCGGTGCTGCGCGACCAGTTGCTGGTGCGCAGCCTCGACGGTTTCGCCGACGTGCTGCCCAAGGCGATCGATGCCGAGAGCTTCGCGTTCAACGGTACGGTGCTGAGCGGCACGCCGCAGCAGCGCGAGCGCTGGAAGCGTGGCGTCAGCTTCACCTCGGAGGCGCTGACCGACGAGGTCGGCAAGGTCTATGTCGCGCGCTATTTTCCGCCCGAAACCAAGGCGGCGGCGGACGAGATGGTCAGGAACGTGCTCGCCGCGCTCGGCCACCGCGTCGAGAAGCTCGACTGGATGGCGCCCGAAACCAAGCAGAAGGCGCTGGCCAAGCTGGCCGCCTTCACGCCGCGGATCGGCTATCCGGACCAATGGCGCGATTATTCGAACCTCGAGGTTCGCGCCAATGACGCGTTCGGCAACATGTTGCGCGCCAACCAGTGGCGGCATGACTATAACGTCACCAAGCTCGGCAAGCCGATCTATCGCTGGGAATGGGGCATGGCGCCGATGACGGTGAATGCGCAGGCCAATTTCGGGCTGGTCGCAATCACCTTCCCGGCGGCGATCCTCCAGCCGCCGTTCTTCGATCCAAAGGCCGACCCGGCGGTCAACTACGGCGGGATCGGTGCGGTGATCGGGCACGAGATCAGCCATCATTTCGACGATCAGGGTGCCAAGTACGACAGCAAGGGGCGGCTGACGCAATGGTGGACCGATGGCGATGTCCAAAAGTTCAAGGCGCTCAGCGAGCGGCTGGCCCGGCAATATGACGCCTATGAGCCGCTGCCGGGGATGCATGTGAAGGGTGAGCTGACGCTTGGCGAGAATTCGGCCGACCTCGCCGGTCTCGCCGCCGCGCACGATGCCTATGTCGCGACGCTTGGCGGCAAGCCCGCGCCGGTGATTGATGGCTTCACCGGCGACCAGCGCTTCTATCTCGGCTGGGCGCAGGTGTGGCGGCGCAACTATCGCGAGGCGAACCTGCGCCAGCGCCTGCTCACCGACCCGCACGCGCCGTCGGAGCAGCGCGGCAATATCGTGCGCAACATGGATCCATGGTACTCGGCCTATAATCCGCAGCCCGGCCAGAAACTGTATCTCGCGCCCGATGCGCGGGTGCGGATCTGGTGATCGGCTGACCGACGGTGATGCGGCTCGCCACGATCGAGAAGGAACGCCGGTGGCTCGACGGCGGAGTCGCCGCGCTGGCGATCGCCGGCGTCGCCGGGATGGCCGCGGCCGCGCTGATCCTGTGGCTGGTGGGCGATGCGCTGGTCGCGGGCGGCTTCCTCGCGGCGGCTTTGGTGCTGGCAGGCGCGGGCGCAGCGGTCGTGCGGCTGCGACGCGCCACCGACGCGGCGGTTCTGGTCAGTTATGACTGGGAATTGCTGCGGGTCATGGCGGAGGCGAGCCCGGACGGCGTCGCGATTACCGACCGCAGCGGGCGGCTGGTGTGCGCGAACGATCAATATGAGCAGCTCTTCGCGGGCTTTCCGACCCCGCCGTCGCTACCGCTGGCCGGCGATGGCGCGGGCGAGCTGGAGGTGGCGGGGCGCACCGCCTGGCGCGACGGAAAGGCGCATGTCACGCTGAAGGGCGCGGTCGGGATGATCGAGGCGACGATCGTCCGGGCGGGGCAGCAGCAGGATGTGCTGATCTGGCGCTTCGCGAGCCGCACCGTGTCGCCGGGGCTGCCGGCACGATTGATGGAGGCGCTGGACGGGGTGCTCGGCGCGCAGCTCGGTGCGGCGGGCGTCATGGCCGCGCTCATAACGGCCGAGGGCTATGTCATCTCGGCAAACGCGGTGCTGCAGATACGCGCCGCGCCGTCCGCGGATCGGCGGATCATCGGCGAGGATCTCGCCGGTTTCCTGGCCGAGGACGAGGCCGGGCTGGTCCGTTTCGTCGCGGAGGGAAGCGCCGCGACGCCGTTGCGGCTCGTGCAGATTCCGCTTGCCGACGATCCGGAAGCGACGATCCTCGTCGCGCTGATCGATAGCGATCCATCGATCGCCGGCGCGTCGGGCGACGGGATCGAGGCGCTGCTGATGCTGATGCCGTTCGGTGTCGCGCTGGTCGATCGCGAGGGGCGCTTTCTCCAGATGAACAGCGCGTTCGCGCGCGCGGCCAACGTCAATGCCGGTGCGCCGCCGATCTACCCCGGCGATCTCGTCGTGCGCGAGGACAAGAGCGCGGTTGCCGATGCGATCCGCCGCTTCGCGAGCACCGCGGCGCGCTCGACCGATCTGGCGGTGCGCCTGAAGGGGCATCCCGACGAGCCGGTCGCGCTGTCGATCGCCGCCGCGCGCGGGCTGGGCGACGCTGCGGTATTGCTGAGCCTCAAGGACAATGGCGAGGAAAACCGTCTGAAGCGCGAGGTGGCGCAGGCGACCAAGATGCAGGCGGTCGGCCAATTGGCGGGCGGTGTCGCACACGACTTCAACAACATCCTGACCGCAATCATCGGGCATTGCGACCTGATGCTGATGCGCCATTCGCCTGGCGACAGCGATTACGACGACATCCAGCAGATTCGCGCCAATTCGAACCGCGCCGCCAGCCTGACCCGGCAGTTGCTCGCCTTTTCGCGCCAGCAGACACTGCGGCCGCAGGTGTTGCAACTGCCCGACGTCGTTTCCGAGGTGTCGAACCTGTTGCGCCGGCTGATGGGCGAAACCGTGACGATGGAGGTCAAGCACGGGCGCGATCTCGGTGCGGTACGTGCCGATCCGGGGCAGCTCGAGCAGGTGGTCGTCAATCTGGCGGTCAACGCGCGCGACGCGATGCTCAGCACCGGCACCAGCGGCAAGCTGACGATCCAGACCCGTTCGGTGCCGATCGGTGAGATCCGCCGTCGCGGCGATATCATTCCGGCGGGCGATTACACCGCGCTGGAAATCTCCGACACCGGCACCGGCATCCCGCCGGAAGTGTTGCCCAAGATCTTCGAGCCGTTCTTCACCACCAAGGAAGTGGGCAAGGGCACCGGGCTCGGGCTCTCGACCGTTTACGGCATCGTCAAGCAATCCGGCGGATTCATCTTCGCCGATTCGCGTCCGGGACGCGGCGCGACCTTCACCATCTATCTGCCGGTCCACACCGCCGGCGTTCCGGATGCGGTGACCGTCGCTGCGCAAGCCAAGCAGGCCGCGCGCCACCGTTCGGGGGACCTGTGGGGCAGCGGCACGATCCTGCTGGTCGAGGACGAGGACATGGTCCGCGCGGTCGCCGAGCGCGCGCTGGCGCGGCAGGGCTATACCGTGCTCGCCGCGGAAAATGGCGAGGCGGCGATGGAGTTGATGCAGGGCGTCGACCGGCCGACGCTGGTCATTTCCGACGTGATGATGCCGTTGATGGATGGTCCGACACTCGCGCGGCAGCTGCGCAAGATCCATCCCGGAATCCCGATCCTGTTCATGTCCGGCTATGCCGAGGAGCAATTGCGGCGCTCGATCGATCTCGACAACGTCGCCTTCCTCCCCAAGCCCTTTTCGGTGCAGCAGCTTGCGGAGGCGACCCGCGACGTGCTGGTCGCGCAGGATGGGGCATCGCGGCCCGAGGCGTAAACAGCTGCCTGAAATTGGTGATCTTTCGTATCGTACTGGCCATCTGACAGCGGTTGCGTGTGCGCGAGAGCGCGCTATGGCATTCCGCCATGACGATGCGTGTGCTTTTGGTCGAAGACGAACCGTTAATTGCGATGATGCTCGAGGATTTTCTCGACGCACTCGACAAGACCCATGCCGGTACGGCCGACAGCGTCGCCGCCGCGCTGCCGATGGTCGAGGCGGGCGGTTTCGACGCCGCGATCCTCGACGTCAACCTGCGTGGCGGGGAGAAGAGTTTCGCGATCGCCGACGCCCTCGCCGAGCGCAACATCCCGTTCGTCTTTGCGACCGGCGGCGGCGGTGACGAGATCGCCGTGACGCATCGTCAGCGCCCGCGTTTGGCCAAGCCGTTCACGATCGACGGTGTCGACAAGGCGCTCAGCGAACTCGCCTGACGCATAATACTTGCGCAACGCCCGCCTTCGGCGACATAGGCGTGCGCATCATGACCCAGACCTTCGACAAGTCCCGCCTGCCGAGCCGCCACGTGTCGGTCGGCCCCGAACGCGCACCGCACCGCAGCTATTATTATGCGATGGGGCTGACCGAGGAGGAGATCGCGCGCCCGTTCGTCGCGCTCGCCTCCGCGGGCAACGACAGCGCGCCGTGCAACACCACGCTCAACGCGCAGGCCGATGCCGCGCGGCGCGGCGTCGAGCAGGGCGGCGGGATGCCGCGCCGCTTCAACACGATTACGGTCACCGACGGGATCGCGATGGGGCACCAAGGGATGAAATCCTCGCTGGTCAGCCGCGAGGTGATCGCCGATTCGGTCGAGCTGTCGGTACGCGGCCACTGCTACGACGCGCTGGTCGGCTTCGCGGGTTGCGACAAGTCGCTGCCCGGCATGATGATGGCGATGCTGCGGCTCAACGTGCCGTCGATCTTCGTCTACGGCGGCTCGATCCTCCCCGGCCGCTTCCACGATCGCGACGTGACCGTCGTCGACGTCTTCGAGGTCGTCGGCAAGTACGCGGCCGGCGCCTGCCCCTTGTCCGAGGTGCACGAGCTGGAGAAGGTCGCGTGCCCGGGGCACGGCGCGTGCGGCGGGCAGTTCACCGCCAACACGATGGCGTGCGTCGGCGAGGCGATCGGCTTGTCGCTGCCCAACAGCAACATGGTCCCGGCGCCGTTCACGACCCGCGAACAGATCGCGGTCGCGGCCGGCGCGCAGGTGATGGAGCTGGTCGCACGCAACCTGCGGCCCCGCGACATCTGCACGCGCAGCGCGTTCGTCAACGCCGCGCGCGTCGTCGCGGCGACCGGCGGCTCGACCAACGCCGCGCTGCATCTGCCCGCGATGGCCAGCGAGGCCGGGATCGACTTCGACCTGTTCGACGTTGCCGAGGCATTTAAATCAACGCCTTACATCGCTGACCTAAAACCGGGTGGCAAGTATGTCGCCAAGGACATGTACGAGGCCGGCGGCGTCTATATGTTGATGAAGACGATGCTGGCCGGCGGGCTGCTCGATGGCGAGTGCCTGACCGTCACCGGCAAGACGCTCGGCGAGAACATCGACGAGGTGACGTGGAACCCCGACCAGAAGGTCATCTACGACGTCGCGACCCCGATTACCCCGACCGGCGGCGTCGTCGGGCTGCGCGGCTCGCTCGCCCCCGACGGCGCGATCGTCAAGGTCGCGGGGATGCACCGCCTGCAATTCGAGGGGCCGGCGCGCTGCTTCGATTGCGAGGAGGACGCCTTCGCCGCGGTCGAGGCGCGGCAGATCGCCGAGGGCGAGGTCATCATCATCCGCTACGAAGGCCCCAAGGGCGGGCCGGGGATGCGCGAGATGCTCTCCACCACCGCCGCGCTCTACGGGCTCGGGATGGGCGAGAAGGTCGCGCTCATCACCGACGGGCGCTTTTCGGGCGGTACGCGCGGCTTCTGCATCGGCCATGTCGGGCCGGAGGCGGCCGAGGGTGGCCCGATCGCGCTGGTCGAGGACGGCGACCCGATCCGCATCGACGCCGAGGCCGGGACGATCGACCTGCTCGTCGACGAGGGCCTGCTCGCCGAGCGGCGGGCCCGCTGGCAGGGGCGCGAGAACGACTATGGCGCGGGCGCGCTGTGGCGCTATGCGCAGAACGTCGGCCCGGCGTACAAGGGCGCGGTGACGCACCCCGGCGCCAAGGCGGAGCGGCACGTCTTCGCGGATATCTGAGGGGCGCACATGTCTCTCAATTCGTCATCCCGGACTTAATCCGGGATCCCGCTTCTTACTTCTGACGCAATGAAGCGGGGTCTCGGATCAAGTCCGGGGCGACGAGTGTTGGCGAACGAACCGCTTCACTCCGCCGCCGCCAGCGGGTAGGCGGCGGTGATGATCCCGATCGCCGGAACCCCCGTGCTTACCGCCGCCGAGATGCGCGCGGCGGAAGCCGCCGTCATCACCAGCGGCACCAGCGTCGATACACTGATGCAGCGTGCCGGCGCAGGCATCGCCGACGCCGTCCGGCGGCTGGCCGGTGTCAACGAGGTGCTGGTCCTGTGCGGTCCCGGCAACAACGGCGGCGACGGCTATGTCGCCGCCGCGCGGTTGCACGCCGCGGGGCGCACGGTTCGCGTCGCCGCCTCCGCCGAACCTCGCACGCCCGCCGCGATCGCCGCCCGCGCCTTGTGGACGGGCGCGGTCGAGCCGCTCGCGACGGTCGCCCCCGCACCCGTGCTGGTCGATGCGCTGTTCGGCACCGGCCTGTCGCGCGCGCTAGAAGAAGACACAGGTTCGTCGCTCAAACGTTTGGTTGAACAGACTAATTTGGCCATCGCGGTTGACGTGCCGAGCGGCGTCGCCACCGACGATGGCGCGCTGCTCGGCGACGTTCCGACCTTCCACGTCACGCTCGCGCTCGGCGCGGCCAAGCCCGCGCACCTGCTCCAGCCCGCCGCCGCGCGCTGCGGCGCGGTGCGCGTGATCCCGATCGGCGTCGCAGCCAGAAGCGCCACGCACATCCTCGCGCGACCCGATCTTCGCGCTCCGGCGGTCAACGCGCATAAATTCACGCGCGGGATGGTCGCGGTCGTTCGGGGGCGGATGGCCGGCGCCGCACAACTGGCGGCGCGCGCGGCGATGCACGCCGGCGCAGGGTATGTCGAACTGCTTGGTGCGACGATCCCCGGCGCGCCGCATGCGCTGGTCCGCCGCCGCTGCGATGCGGAGGCGCTCGCCGATCCACGCATCGCGGCGCTGCTGATCGGTCCCGGGCTCGGCCGGGACGACGCGGCGCGCGTGCTGCTCGATCAGGCGCTCGCTACCGATCACCCGCTGGTGATCGACGGCGACGCGCTTCATCTGGTCAGCCCCGAGCGGCTTTGCGAGCGTAGCGCGCCGCTGATCCTCACCCCGCACGCCGGCGAATTCACCGCCTTGTTCGGCGCGCCGACCGGCAGCAAGCTTGCCGCCGCCCGCGACGCAGCGATGCGGGCACAGGCCATCGTGGTCTTCAAGGGACCCGATACCGTCATCGCCGCGCCCGATGGTAGTGCGATCATGGCCGGTGAGGCGACCTCATGGCTGTCGACGGCGGGCAGCGGCGACGTGCTCGCCGGCGCGATCGCGGCGATGCTGGCGGGGGGACGCGCGCCGCTCGACGCTGCGGCGGCCGGAGTCTGGCTGCACGCCGCGGCGGCCCGCCGGCTCGGCCCCGCGTTCATTGCCGACGACCTCGTAACGGCCCTGTCGGGAGCGCGCGCATGACCACGATCGTTCGCGTCGCCGCGCGCGGCGAGGGCATTGCTGACGATGGCCGGCATGTAGCGTTCGCCGCGCCGGGCGACTCGCTTGCCGCCGATGGCACGGTCGTTCGTGGCCCGCACCATCTCGACCCGCCGTGCCGGCATTATCCCGAATGTGGCGGCTGCCAGCTCCAGCATCTCGACGATGTCGCCTGGTCCGGATTCATCGTCGATCGCATCGCTTCCGCGCTCGAGGCGCAGGGCGTGCGCGCACCGATCCGCGCGCCAGCGCTCTCGCCGCCGCGCACGCGTCGCCGCGCCTCGCTGCACGTCGAGCCGT
It encodes:
- a CDS encoding M13 family metallopeptidase, giving the protein MRLVTITVSSLLALVPAALLAQAAQQPTATPAAAADRPTYGTFGFDAAGMDRGVQPGDDFYGFVNGTWAKNTAIPADESNYGAFNVLQDLSRERTRTILEGAKGDPRSKIGTAYAAFLDTAGIESAGLRPIQPWLAKIRKVDKAGYPALLAEADRNGVDIPFGLYVGQDDKDPDTYAVNLMQNGLGMPDRDYYLSTDAKLMQTKAAYQAHLAKLLTLAGEPNGEARAAALVAFETELARVHWTRIDSRDADKTYNKMTLEQLRQSAPGFDFATFLKAEKASAPTLIVAQPTAITGTARLIAATPIAVLRDQLLVRSLDGFADVLPKAIDAESFAFNGTVLSGTPQQRERWKRGVSFTSEALTDEVGKVYVARYFPPETKAAADEMVRNVLAALGHRVEKLDWMAPETKQKALAKLAAFTPRIGYPDQWRDYSNLEVRANDAFGNMLRANQWRHDYNVTKLGKPIYRWEWGMAPMTVNAQANFGLVAITFPAAILQPPFFDPKADPAVNYGGIGAVIGHEISHHFDDQGAKYDSKGRLTQWWTDGDVQKFKALSERLARQYDAYEPLPGMHVKGELTLGENSADLAGLAAAHDAYVATLGGKPAPVIDGFTGDQRFYLGWAQVWRRNYREANLRQRLLTDPHAPSEQRGNIVRNMDPWYSAYNPQPGQKLYLAPDARVRIW
- a CDS encoding response regulator → MRLATIEKERRWLDGGVAALAIAGVAGMAAAALILWLVGDALVAGGFLAAALVLAGAGAAVVRLRRATDAAVLVSYDWELLRVMAEASPDGVAITDRSGRLVCANDQYEQLFAGFPTPPSLPLAGDGAGELEVAGRTAWRDGKAHVTLKGAVGMIEATIVRAGQQQDVLIWRFASRTVSPGLPARLMEALDGVLGAQLGAAGVMAALITAEGYVISANAVLQIRAAPSADRRIIGEDLAGFLAEDEAGLVRFVAEGSAATPLRLVQIPLADDPEATILVALIDSDPSIAGASGDGIEALLMLMPFGVALVDREGRFLQMNSAFARAANVNAGAPPIYPGDLVVREDKSAVADAIRRFASTAARSTDLAVRLKGHPDEPVALSIAAARGLGDAAVLLSLKDNGEENRLKREVAQATKMQAVGQLAGGVAHDFNNILTAIIGHCDLMLMRHSPGDSDYDDIQQIRANSNRAASLTRQLLAFSRQQTLRPQVLQLPDVVSEVSNLLRRLMGETVTMEVKHGRDLGAVRADPGQLEQVVVNLAVNARDAMLSTGTSGKLTIQTRSVPIGEIRRRGDIIPAGDYTALEISDTGTGIPPEVLPKIFEPFFTTKEVGKGTGLGLSTVYGIVKQSGGFIFADSRPGRGATFTIYLPVHTAGVPDAVTVAAQAKQAARHRSGDLWGSGTILLVEDEDMVRAVAERALARQGYTVLAAENGEAAMELMQGVDRPTLVISDVMMPLMDGPTLARQLRKIHPGIPILFMSGYAEEQLRRSIDLDNVAFLPKPFSVQQLAEATRDVLVAQDGASRPEA
- a CDS encoding response regulator, which produces MTMRVLLVEDEPLIAMMLEDFLDALDKTHAGTADSVAAALPMVEAGGFDAAILDVNLRGGEKSFAIADALAERNIPFVFATGGGGDEIAVTHRQRPRLAKPFTIDGVDKALSELA
- the ilvD gene encoding dihydroxy-acid dehydratase, with product MTQTFDKSRLPSRHVSVGPERAPHRSYYYAMGLTEEEIARPFVALASAGNDSAPCNTTLNAQADAARRGVEQGGGMPRRFNTITVTDGIAMGHQGMKSSLVSREVIADSVELSVRGHCYDALVGFAGCDKSLPGMMMAMLRLNVPSIFVYGGSILPGRFHDRDVTVVDVFEVVGKYAAGACPLSEVHELEKVACPGHGACGGQFTANTMACVGEAIGLSLPNSNMVPAPFTTREQIAVAAGAQVMELVARNLRPRDICTRSAFVNAARVVAATGGSTNAALHLPAMASEAGIDFDLFDVAEAFKSTPYIADLKPGGKYVAKDMYEAGGVYMLMKTMLAGGLLDGECLTVTGKTLGENIDEVTWNPDQKVIYDVATPITPTGGVVGLRGSLAPDGAIVKVAGMHRLQFEGPARCFDCEEDAFAAVEARQIAEGEVIIIRYEGPKGGPGMREMLSTTAALYGLGMGEKVALITDGRFSGGTRGFCIGHVGPEAAEGGPIALVEDGDPIRIDAEAGTIDLLVDEGLLAERRARWQGRENDYGAGALWRYAQNVGPAYKGAVTHPGAKAERHVFADI
- a CDS encoding NAD(P)H-hydrate dehydratase → MIPIAGTPVLTAAEMRAAEAAVITSGTSVDTLMQRAGAGIADAVRRLAGVNEVLVLCGPGNNGGDGYVAAARLHAAGRTVRVAASAEPRTPAAIAARALWTGAVEPLATVAPAPVLVDALFGTGLSRALEEDTGSSLKRLVEQTNLAIAVDVPSGVATDDGALLGDVPTFHVTLALGAAKPAHLLQPAAARCGAVRVIPIGVAARSATHILARPDLRAPAVNAHKFTRGMVAVVRGRMAGAAQLAARAAMHAGAGYVELLGATIPGAPHALVRRRCDAEALADPRIAALLIGPGLGRDDAARVLLDQALATDHPLVIDGDALHLVSPERLCERSAPLILTPHAGEFTALFGAPTGSKLAAARDAAMRAQAIVVFKGPDTVIAAPDGSAIMAGEATSWLSTAGSGDVLAGAIAAMLAGGRAPLDAAAAGVWLHAAAARRLGPAFIADDLVTALSGARA